In the genome of Candidatus Deferrimicrobium sp., the window TCTCCCTCTCGCGTTCCTCGAGGGCGAGGAGGATGGCGCGCTTCCCGGCGCGTATCTCCGGGAGGATCACCTCGTTCAACACGTTGATCCGCCGGGTCGATTTCCCGATCTCCGCGCCGATCTTCTTGAACCGCGTCTCGACCGCGACCACCTCGAGCACCGCCTCCAGCGCCTTCTCGAATTCGCGTGCCGCCGAC includes:
- a CDS encoding V-type ATP synthase subunit D, encoding MPVSISERSVWGIRVPEIRWQGIVRSADARGYSVAGVASSTQSAAREFEKALEAVLEVVAVETRFKKIGAEIGKSTRRINVLNEVILPEIRAGKRAILLALEERERENVFRMKRFKGRNR